A single genomic interval of Romboutsia ilealis harbors:
- a CDS encoding 5'-methylthioadenosine/adenosylhomocysteine nucleosidase — MNRIGIIGAMDEEVDILVELMEIKETIEKASLKFYKGTLEGKDIVLVRCGIGKVNSALCAQILISEFDVDAVVNTGVAGALHSDLDVLDMVISTDAIQYDVDTTAFGDQKGTIPRMESSVFVADEKLINAAYESSIKEMKSNKVLKGRVATGDIFISSKALKEELVNDFNAYCGEMEGGAIAHVCTLNKVPFVIIRAMSDKADGSADVTYDEFVKVAAHNSKDIVLNMLKAL; from the coding sequence ATGAACAGAATAGGAATAATAGGAGCAATGGACGAAGAAGTAGATATATTAGTTGAGCTTATGGAGATTAAAGAAACTATAGAAAAAGCGAGCTTAAAATTCTACAAAGGAACATTAGAAGGAAAAGATATAGTATTAGTAAGATGTGGAATAGGTAAAGTTAATTCTGCTCTTTGTGCACAAATATTAATAAGTGAATTTGATGTAGATGCAGTTGTTAACACTGGTGTTGCAGGTGCGCTACATTCAGATTTAGATGTTTTAGATATGGTAATTTCAACTGATGCTATACAATATGACGTAGATACAACTGCATTTGGAGACCAAAAAGGAACAATACCGAGAATGGAAAGTTCTGTATTTGTGGCAGATGAAAAACTTATAAATGCAGCGTATGAATCTTCTATAAAGGAAATGAAATCGAATAAAGTATTAAAAGGAAGAGTAGCTACAGGAGATATATTTATAAGCTCTAAGGCGTTAAAAGAAGAATTAGTAAATGATTTCAATGCTTATTGTGGAGAAATGGAAGGTGGAGCAATAGCTCACGTTTGTACTTTAAACAAGGTTCCGTTTGTAATAATAAGAGCTATGTCAGATAAGGCTGATGGAAGCGCGGATGTTACTTATGATGAGTTTGTTAAAGTTGCAGCTCATAATTCTAAGGACATAGTATTAAATATGTTAAAAGCGTTATAG
- the pyrR gene encoding bifunctional pyr operon transcriptional regulator/uracil phosphoribosyltransferase PyrR produces the protein MKEKAQLMDEKAIGRAVTRISHEIIERNKGIEDVVLVGIKTRGVPIANRISKKIEQIEGTQVNTGEIDITLYRDDLKKIDVDPVINGSNIEFSIDDKIVILVDDVLYTGRTVRSALDAIIDIGRPKAIQLAVLVDRGHRELPIRADYVGKNVPTSNDEIISVKLSEIDDEDAVTINE, from the coding sequence ATGAAAGAAAAGGCCCAATTAATGGATGAAAAGGCAATTGGAAGAGCTGTAACAAGAATAAGTCATGAAATAATAGAAAGAAACAAAGGTATAGAAGATGTTGTTTTAGTAGGAATAAAAACTAGAGGTGTTCCTATAGCGAATAGAATAAGTAAGAAAATAGAGCAAATAGAAGGGACACAAGTAAATACTGGTGAGATAGATATAACTCTATATAGAGATGATTTAAAAAAGATAGATGTTGACCCAGTTATAAATGGTTCAAATATTGAATTTAGTATAGATGATAAAATAGTAATATTAGTTGATGATGTATTATATACAGGAAGAACTGTGAGAAGTGCATTAGATGCTATTATAGATATAGGAAGACCTAAGGCTATACAGTTAGCAGTTTTAGTTGATAGAGGTCATAGAGAATTACCGATAAGAGCTGATTATGTAGGAAAGAATGTTCCAACATCAAATGATGAAATAATATCAGTAAAGTTATCAGAAATTGATGATGAAGATGCAGTAACAATTAATGAGTAA
- the lspA gene encoding signal peptidase II, with product MIYEFIIILLIGIDQISKLLALNYLKDIGSIPIIQNVFHLTYVENRGAAFGMFQNNQIIFIIVALVASMYGLYYLHTKKVNTVGKVGILLIISGALGNLIDRVRLGFVVDYFDFRIIWEYVFNVADIFVVLGTILLCIYILFYDDNKEKQK from the coding sequence TTGATATATGAATTTATAATAATTTTATTAATAGGTATAGATCAAATATCTAAATTATTAGCACTAAATTACTTAAAAGATATAGGAAGTATACCTATAATACAAAATGTATTCCATCTTACATATGTAGAAAATAGAGGTGCAGCATTTGGAATGTTTCAAAATAATCAAATAATATTTATAATTGTGGCACTTGTAGCATCTATGTATGGATTATATTATTTACACACCAAAAAGGTAAATACGGTTGGAAAAGTTGGAATACTACTTATAATATCTGGAGCTTTAGGCAACTTAATAGATAGAGTAAGACTCGGATTTGTAGTTGATTATTTTGATTTTAGAATAATATGGGAGTACGTATTTAATGTAGCCGATATATTTGTAGTTTTAGGTACAATACTTTTATGTATATATATATTATTTTATGATGACAATAAAGAAAAGCAGAAGTAG
- a CDS encoding DUF5665 domain-containing protein — MRHIKYKEDNNLENQNPINMKDLDKAMNELNLCEITSEDFGLIRRYLERLILIIERSRIRDYMMLTDSKRRLFLINFVAGLGKGFGQAIGFTVLAGLVLYLLSTWVDLPVIGEYIAKLMNIVDKYREGR; from the coding sequence GTGAGGCATATTAAATATAAAGAAGATAATAATCTAGAAAATCAAAATCCTATAAATATGAAAGACCTTGATAAAGCTATGAATGAATTAAACTTATGTGAAATAACATCAGAAGATTTTGGACTTATAAGAAGATACTTAGAAAGATTAATTCTAATAATTGAGAGAAGTAGAATTAGAGATTATATGATGTTAACAGATAGCAAAAGAAGGTTATTTTTAATAAATTTTGTAGCTGGATTAGGAAAGGGATTTGGCCAAGCTATAGGTTTTACAGTCTTAGCAGGATTGGTGCTTTATTTATTAAGTACGTGGGTTGATTTGCCAGTAATAGGTGAGTATATAGCAAAACTTATGAATATAGTAGATAAATATAGAGAGGGTCGATGA
- a CDS encoding uracil-xanthine permease family protein, whose translation MKKTVLSIQHLLAMFGATVLVPILTGFNPSVAIFCAGIGTLIFHFCTEGKVPVFLGSSFAFIPLILSVKEAFNGDLAYAQGGIIVAGLIYIMLSFVIKMVGVDKIKKYFPPQVTGAMIAVIGLNLLPTAFDMALNHIMVAIITLVIALLINSFGKGFIKQLGILIAVIIGYILSLVLQVVDTTTIAQASLFEIPKFTLPKFSLEAIVIIAPVVLAVFMEHIGDMTTNGAVVGKNFLENPGLNKTLLGDGLATIVAGFLGGPANTTYGENTAVLALTKNYDPSLLRRTAIFAICLSCIGKFGGFLQSIPTAVMGGISILLFSMITLVGVKTVKDSECIKNKKNIIIIVTIMVIGLGTTYLNNKGIVIGIPVTQNVTITGLSLAAIVGIVLNVLLNNTSTDLKEDEKSVKARTTTA comes from the coding sequence ATGAAAAAAACAGTATTATCAATACAACATTTATTAGCAATGTTTGGAGCGACAGTATTAGTTCCAATATTAACAGGATTTAATCCTTCAGTTGCAATCTTTTGTGCAGGTATAGGTACATTAATATTTCATTTCTGCACAGAAGGAAAAGTACCAGTATTTCTAGGATCAAGTTTTGCATTTATACCATTAATATTATCAGTTAAAGAAGCATTTAATGGTGATTTAGCTTATGCTCAAGGTGGTATAATTGTAGCAGGTTTAATTTATATTATGTTATCTTTTGTAATAAAAATGGTTGGAGTAGATAAGATAAAAAAATATTTCCCGCCACAAGTTACAGGAGCGATGATAGCTGTTATAGGTCTTAACTTATTACCAACAGCATTTGATATGGCATTAAATCATATTATGGTAGCAATAATAACATTAGTTATAGCACTTCTTATAAATAGTTTTGGTAAAGGATTTATAAAACAATTAGGTATATTAATTGCAGTTATTATAGGGTACATATTAAGTTTAGTATTGCAAGTGGTAGATACAACTACTATAGCACAAGCTAGTTTATTTGAAATACCAAAGTTTACGCTACCAAAGTTTAGTTTAGAAGCGATAGTTATAATAGCCCCAGTTGTTTTAGCGGTTTTTATGGAACATATAGGAGATATGACGACAAATGGAGCAGTAGTAGGTAAAAATTTTCTAGAAAATCCAGGTTTAAATAAAACGTTACTTGGAGATGGATTAGCTACTATAGTAGCTGGGTTCTTGGGAGGACCAGCAAATACTACTTATGGAGAAAATACAGCAGTACTTGCATTGACTAAAAATTATGATCCATCATTACTTAGACGTACAGCAATATTTGCAATATGTCTATCTTGTATAGGAAAGTTTGGAGGATTTTTACAAAGTATACCAACTGCTGTTATGGGAGGTATAAGTATATTACTATTCTCTATGATAACTTTAGTTGGAGTAAAAACAGTAAAAGATAGTGAATGTATAAAAAACAAGAAAAATATAATTATAATAGTAACAATAATGGTAATAGGTTTAGGAACGACTTACTTAAATAATAAAGGTATAGTTATAGGTATACCAGTTACACAGAATGTAACAATAACAGGACTTAGTTTAGCAGCAATAGTAGGTATAGTATTAAACGTATTATTAAACAATACAAGCACAGATTTAAAAGAAGATGAAAAATCAGTTAAAGCAAGAACAACAACTGCATAA
- a CDS encoding RluA family pseudouridine synthase: MDEIKEFIVIEEEEGDRLDIYLSGQLGDMSRSYIQKLIKDKKATVNGKIEKAKYLVKEDDKIVIQIPAPKLLEVIPQDIPIDIVYEDKDILIVNKPQDMVVHPAPGNYEGTLVNAILYHCKENLSSINGIIRPGIVHRIDKDTSGLLMIAKNNNAHNSLAEQLKDHSITREYQFICHGVVKEDKITVNKPIGRNPKDRLKMAIVKDGKNAITHFEVIKRYENFTHMKASLETGRTHQIRVHALSINHPLLGDEVYGPKNNKFNKLKGQTLHAKKLGFIHPTTKEYVEFDSELPKYFQEILNKLK; encoded by the coding sequence ATGGATGAAATAAAAGAATTTATAGTAATTGAAGAAGAAGAGGGCGATAGACTAGATATATATCTTTCAGGGCAACTGGGAGATATGTCTAGAAGTTATATACAAAAATTAATAAAAGATAAAAAAGCAACTGTTAATGGAAAAATAGAAAAAGCAAAGTACTTAGTAAAAGAAGATGACAAAATAGTTATACAAATACCGGCACCGAAGCTTTTAGAGGTAATACCTCAAGATATACCAATAGATATAGTATATGAAGATAAAGATATACTTATAGTAAATAAACCTCAAGATATGGTAGTTCATCCTGCTCCAGGAAACTATGAGGGAACATTAGTAAATGCTATTTTATATCATTGTAAAGAAAATCTATCATCTATAAATGGAATAATAAGACCTGGTATAGTTCACAGAATAGACAAAGATACTTCAGGACTTTTAATGATTGCTAAGAATAATAATGCACATAATAGTTTAGCAGAACAATTAAAAGATCATTCTATTACTAGAGAATATCAGTTTATATGTCATGGTGTAGTTAAGGAAGATAAAATAACAGTAAATAAGCCTATAGGAAGAAATCCTAAAGACAGATTAAAAATGGCTATTGTCAAAGACGGTAAAAATGCGATAACTCATTTCGAAGTTATTAAAAGATATGAAAATTTTACTCATATGAAAGCAAGTCTTGAAACTGGAAGAACTCATCAAATAAGAGTTCATGCATTATCAATAAACCATCCCTTATTAGGAGATGAAGTATATGGACCTAAAAATAATAAATTTAATAAGCTTAAAGGTCAAACCTTACATGCTAAGAAATTAGGTTTTATACACCCTACAACTAAAGAATATGTTGAATTTGATTCAGAACTACCAAAGTATTTTCAAGAGATACTAAATAAGTTAAAATAA
- a CDS encoding polysaccharide deacetylase family protein, with the protein MKKIIIQFSIALILITGIYVYKYSNEKDLEVSSINQDIVNDYEDIIIKHGNEDEKIIALTFDDGPDKDFTPQVLDILKKNDIKATFFVVGENVEWNHEILKRQHEEGHEIGNHTFTHINVSKKGYDDIYNEINKTQQLVKDIIGEEPKLFRPPYRAISKAMCNIVKEEDMNIVLWSNLDPRDWSNPGVSYIVDTITSKVQNGTIILLHDYNNLRNKKSQTIQALEIVIPKLKEMGYKFVTVSELIENLDKNQTMQKQE; encoded by the coding sequence ATGAAAAAGATTATTATTCAGTTTTCTATAGCTTTAATTTTAATTACAGGTATTTATGTTTATAAATATAGTAATGAAAAAGACTTAGAGGTTTCAAGTATAAATCAAGATATAGTAAATGATTATGAAGATATAATTATAAAGCATGGAAATGAAGATGAAAAAATAATTGCATTAACTTTTGACGATGGACCAGATAAAGATTTTACCCCGCAAGTTTTAGATATATTAAAGAAAAATGATATAAAAGCAACATTTTTTGTAGTTGGAGAAAATGTTGAATGGAATCATGAAATTTTAAAAAGACAACATGAGGAAGGTCATGAAATAGGTAATCATACATTTACACATATAAATGTTTCGAAAAAAGGATATGATGATATATATAATGAAATAAATAAGACACAACAATTAGTAAAAGACATTATAGGAGAAGAACCTAAATTATTTAGGCCGCCATATAGAGCTATAAGTAAGGCAATGTGTAATATAGTAAAAGAAGAAGATATGAATATAGTTTTATGGTCTAATTTAGATCCTAGAGATTGGTCAAACCCAGGTGTTTCTTATATTGTAGACACTATAACTTCTAAGGTTCAAAATGGGACTATAATACTTTTACATGATTATAATAATTTAAGAAATAAAAAATCTCAAACGATACAAGCATTAGAGATTGTTATACCTAAATTAAAAGAAATGGGATATAAATTTGTTACAGTCTCAGAGCTTATAGAGAATCTAGATAAAAATCAAACAATGCAAAAACAAGAATAG
- the trpS gene encoding tryptophan--tRNA ligase yields MSEKKIIFSGAQPSGKMTLGNYLGAIQNWTKLQDEYDCFYSVVDLHAITVPQEAKNLRANTMQLLAQYLACGLDPEKNTIFIQSHVSAHTELMWILNTMTYMGELSRMTQFKDKSQKSEANLNAGLFTYPVLMAADILLYQTDLVPVGEDQKQHLELARDLAARFNNRYSPTFKIPDPYIPKEVGRVMSLQEPTKKMSKSDENENAFILLADDADTIRRKIKRSVTDSLGVISYNDEQPGIKNLLEIYSKLGNKSIEELVAMYEGKGYGIFKEDVAEVIVESLRPIREQYNDLLNNKDYLEKVYAIGAEKAERQARKTLRKVYKKVGLIERKFL; encoded by the coding sequence ATGAGTGAGAAAAAAATAATATTTAGTGGGGCACAACCATCTGGAAAAATGACTTTAGGAAATTATCTAGGAGCTATACAAAACTGGACTAAGCTTCAAGATGAATATGATTGTTTTTATAGTGTAGTTGATTTACATGCAATAACAGTACCGCAAGAAGCAAAAAATCTAAGAGCTAATACAATGCAATTATTAGCTCAATACTTAGCTTGCGGACTAGATCCAGAAAAAAATACTATATTTATACAATCTCATGTAAGTGCTCATACAGAACTTATGTGGATATTAAATACAATGACTTATATGGGTGAGTTAAGTAGAATGACTCAATTTAAAGATAAATCACAAAAAAGTGAAGCAAACTTAAATGCAGGATTATTTACATATCCAGTATTAATGGCTGCAGATATATTATTATATCAAACGGATTTAGTACCAGTTGGAGAAGATCAAAAACAACATTTAGAATTGGCTAGAGATTTAGCTGCTAGATTTAACAATAGATATTCGCCTACATTTAAAATACCAGATCCATATATACCAAAAGAAGTAGGAAGAGTAATGAGTTTACAAGAACCTACAAAGAAAATGAGTAAATCTGATGAGAATGAAAATGCATTCATACTTTTAGCGGATGATGCAGACACTATAAGAAGGAAAATAAAAAGAAGTGTTACAGACTCATTAGGAGTAATAAGCTACAACGATGAACAGCCAGGAATAAAAAACTTATTAGAAATATATTCTAAATTAGGTAATAAATCTATCGAAGAATTAGTGGCTATGTATGAAGGTAAAGGATATGGAATATTCAAAGAAGATGTAGCCGAAGTTATAGTTGAAAGTTTAAGACCTATAAGAGAACAATATAATGACCTTTTAAATAATAAAGATTATTTAGAAAAAGTATATGCTATTGGTGCAGAAAAGGCTGAAAGACAAGCTAGAAAAACTTTAAGAAAAGTTTATAAAAAGGTTGGATTAATAGAAAGAAAATTTTTATAA
- the ileS gene encoding isoleucine--tRNA ligase, giving the protein MAKFKSLVDSSVKQAEAEVSQYWNDINILEKTLEKGQNDPSFVFYEGPPTANGNPGIHHVIARTLKDSVCRYKTMNGYQVKRKAGWDTHGLPVEIQVEKELGLSDKQQIEAYGIDKFNEKCRASVFSFEKQWREMTERMAYEIDLDNPYITLDNNYIESVWWILDKFNKEGYIYEGHKILPYCPRCGTGLASHEVAQGYKEVKNNTVIAKFKRVDADEYFLAWTTTPWTLPSNVALTVGPEVDYVKVKQNDEVYYVAKALANKVLGEDYEVLAEMKGKDLEHVQYEQLMPFVQTEEKAFFVTCGDYVTTEDGTGIVHTAPAFGEDDYNLGRKYNLPVLQPVDESGKFTTTPWEGKFVMEEGVDVEIIKWLAHENKLFSKEKVAHNYPHCWRCQTPLVYYAKPSWYIEMTRLKDQLIANNNTVEWYPNFVGEGRFGNWLENLNDWAISRSRYWGTPLNIWKCECGHKQSVGSRAELAEKAIEDVNPETVELHRPYVDDIHLKCDCCGKSMTRVTEVIDCWFDSGSMPFAQHHYPFENKENFEELFPADFICEGIDQTRGWFYSLLAISTFVMGKAPYKRVLVNDLVLDKEGKKMSKSRGNTVNPFELFDQYGADALRWYLLYVSPPWTPTRFDVDGLKEVQSKFLGTMKNVYNFFTLYANTDEVNPKDFFVDYKNRPELDRWILSKFNNLKKEVEENLEIFELNKTVRMIQDFINEDLSNWYIRRSRRRFWATELTEDKKSVYNTTYEILTELCGLIAPFAPYISEEIYRNLTEEVSVHLSLYPKANLELINPELEEKMDLVKNLVTLGRASREATRIKVRQPIQKVLVDGKFEDTISDVVDLIKEELNVKEVVFAKNLGEYMNFSLKPNFKVLGPVLGAKMKFFAGALNKLNSNEVAPKLEAGETLTVDIDGENFEFNKDHVLVNISAKEGFNVSMENNLFVILDTTLTTELIEEGYAREFISKIQQIRKSSNFDVLDNIDIDFCGDDEIAQAVENFKDYIKSETLALEINRVEDESLEKHNLNDHMTGIKVTRK; this is encoded by the coding sequence ATGGCTAAATTTAAGTCATTAGTAGATAGTTCTGTAAAACAAGCAGAAGCAGAAGTTTCTCAGTATTGGAATGATATAAATATACTTGAGAAAACTTTAGAAAAAGGACAAAATGATCCAAGTTTTGTATTCTATGAAGGACCTCCGACAGCAAATGGTAATCCTGGAATACACCATGTTATAGCGAGAACTTTAAAAGACTCTGTTTGTAGATATAAAACTATGAATGGATATCAAGTTAAAAGGAAAGCTGGATGGGATACTCATGGTTTACCAGTAGAAATACAAGTAGAAAAGGAATTAGGATTATCAGATAAGCAACAAATAGAAGCTTATGGAATAGATAAGTTCAATGAAAAATGTAGAGCATCAGTATTCTCTTTTGAAAAACAATGGAGAGAAATGACTGAAAGAATGGCTTATGAAATAGATTTAGATAACCCATATATAACTTTAGATAATAACTATATAGAATCTGTATGGTGGATTTTAGATAAGTTCAATAAAGAAGGATATATATATGAAGGTCATAAGATACTTCCATACTGCCCAAGATGTGGGACAGGTTTAGCATCACACGAGGTTGCTCAAGGATACAAGGAAGTTAAAAATAATACAGTAATAGCTAAATTCAAGAGGGTTGATGCTGATGAATATTTCTTAGCATGGACAACTACTCCTTGGACTTTACCATCAAACGTTGCGTTAACAGTAGGACCAGAAGTTGACTATGTAAAAGTTAAGCAAAATGATGAAGTATACTATGTTGCTAAAGCATTAGCTAATAAAGTATTAGGTGAAGACTATGAAGTACTAGCAGAAATGAAAGGTAAAGATTTAGAACATGTACAATATGAGCAATTAATGCCTTTCGTACAAACTGAAGAAAAAGCATTCTTCGTAACTTGTGGTGACTATGTTACAACAGAAGATGGTACAGGTATAGTTCATACTGCACCAGCATTTGGAGAAGATGACTATAACTTAGGTAGAAAATACAATTTACCAGTTTTACAACCAGTTGATGAAAGTGGTAAATTTACAACAACTCCATGGGAAGGTAAATTCGTTATGGAGGAAGGTGTAGATGTTGAAATAATAAAATGGTTAGCTCACGAAAATAAATTATTCTCTAAAGAAAAAGTAGCTCATAACTATCCTCACTGTTGGAGATGCCAAACTCCACTTGTATACTATGCTAAGCCAAGCTGGTATATAGAAATGACTAGATTAAAAGACCAATTAATAGCTAACAATAACACTGTTGAATGGTATCCAAACTTCGTTGGTGAAGGTAGATTTGGTAACTGGCTAGAAAACCTAAATGACTGGGCGATATCTAGAAGTAGATATTGGGGAACACCGCTTAATATATGGAAATGTGAATGTGGTCATAAGCAATCAGTTGGATCTAGAGCAGAACTTGCAGAAAAGGCTATAGAAGATGTAAATCCAGAAACTGTAGAACTTCACAGACCATATGTTGATGATATACATTTAAAATGTGATTGCTGTGGAAAGTCAATGACAAGAGTAACAGAAGTTATAGACTGTTGGTTTGATAGTGGGTCTATGCCATTTGCACAACATCACTACCCATTTGAAAATAAAGAAAACTTTGAAGAATTATTCCCAGCAGACTTTATATGTGAAGGAATAGATCAAACTAGAGGATGGTTCTATTCATTACTTGCTATATCTACATTCGTTATGGGTAAAGCTCCATATAAGAGAGTTTTAGTTAATGACCTTGTACTAGATAAAGAAGGTAAGAAAATGAGTAAGTCTAGAGGAAATACTGTAAATCCATTTGAGCTATTTGATCAATACGGAGCAGATGCTTTAAGATGGTACTTATTATACGTATCTCCACCATGGACTCCAACAAGATTTGACGTTGATGGATTAAAAGAAGTTCAAAGTAAGTTCTTAGGAACTATGAAAAATGTGTATAACTTCTTTACATTATATGCAAATACAGATGAAGTAAATCCTAAAGATTTCTTTGTTGATTACAAAAATAGACCTGAATTAGATAGATGGATATTATCTAAGTTTAATAACTTAAAGAAAGAAGTTGAAGAAAACTTAGAAATATTTGAATTAAATAAAACTGTAAGAATGATACAAGATTTTATAAATGAAGATTTATCTAACTGGTATATCAGACGTTCAAGAAGAAGATTCTGGGCTACTGAATTAACAGAAGATAAGAAATCAGTATACAACACTACTTATGAAATATTAACAGAGCTTTGTGGACTTATAGCACCATTTGCTCCATATATATCAGAAGAAATATATAGAAACTTAACTGAAGAAGTATCAGTACACTTAAGTTTATATCCAAAAGCTAACTTAGAATTAATAAATCCGGAATTAGAAGAAAAGATGGATTTAGTTAAAAACTTAGTTACTTTAGGTAGAGCATCAAGAGAAGCTACTAGAATAAAAGTACGTCAACCAATACAAAAAGTATTAGTAGATGGTAAATTTGAAGATACTATAAGCGATGTAGTTGATTTAATAAAAGAAGAACTTAACGTTAAAGAAGTTGTATTTGCTAAAAACTTAGGTGAATATATGAACTTTAGCTTAAAGCCAAACTTCAAGGTATTAGGACCTGTACTTGGTGCTAAGATGAAGTTCTTTGCTGGAGCTTTAAATAAATTAAATTCTAATGAAGTTGCTCCAAAGCTTGAAGCTGGAGAAACTTTAACTGTAGATATAGATGGAGAAAACTTTGAATTTAACAAAGATCATGTATTAGTAAATATATCTGCTAAAGAAGGATTTAATGTATCTATGGAAAATAACTTATTCGTTATATTAGATACTACATTAACTACAGAGTTAATCGAAGAAGGATATGCGAGAGAATTTATATCTAAAATACAACAAATAAGAAAATCAAGTAACTTTGATGTATTAGATAATATAGATATAGATTTCTGTGGTGATGATGAAATAGCTCAAGCCGTAGAAAACTTTAAAGATTATATAAAATCAGAAACTTTAGCTTTAGAAATAAATAGAGTAGAAGATGAATCTTTAGAAAAGCATAATTTAAATGACCATATGACTGGTATAAAGGTTACTAGAAAATAA
- a CDS encoding TraR/DksA C4-type zinc finger protein codes for MNINKYKEKLLKEKEKLTGLISEMRDNTVFGNTTNHTNEKYTSGELSSYDNHPADIGTEVYMQDMQNSLTNHEEGKLNNIEDALYKIENGTYGICDICHQRIDKDRLEILPETNVCSNCAKSQPDLHLTSREENQNLINKGYMFYDETVIKLNEMNKMPKDESDRD; via the coding sequence ATGAATATAAATAAATACAAGGAAAAACTTCTAAAAGAAAAAGAAAAGTTAACTGGATTAATAAGTGAAATGAGAGATAATACTGTTTTTGGAAATACAACAAATCATACAAATGAAAAATATACTTCAGGAGAGTTGTCAAGCTATGATAATCATCCAGCTGATATAGGAACAGAGGTATATATGCAGGATATGCAAAATAGTCTAACTAATCATGAAGAGGGTAAATTAAATAATATTGAAGATGCATTATACAAAATAGAAAATGGAACTTATGGTATATGTGATATTTGTCATCAGAGAATAGATAAAGACAGACTAGAGATACTTCCTGAAACTAACGTATGCTCTAATTGTGCCAAAAGTCAACCAGATTTACATTTAACAAGTAGAGAAGAAAATCAAAACTTAATAAATAAAGGATATATGTTTTATGATGAGACAGTTATAAAGTTAAATGAAATGAATAAAATGCCTAAAGATGAATCAGATAGGGATTAG
- a CDS encoding DivIVA domain-containing protein: protein MIAPIEIENKEFKKVLRGYKEDEVDEFLDLVKEDYEQLYRENADLKEKVRLYQDQINKYENIEETLRATLVTAQGTAEDVTNAANKKAKIIVEKADLDARQIIERANNSVIEIRKEYDSMVKEFKVFRNKFKSLLEDEIKGIDEIFYNVDENHSGFENTMMYNLQNEVAVSSLE from the coding sequence ATGATAGCTCCAATTGAAATAGAAAATAAAGAATTTAAAAAAGTATTAAGGGGTTATAAAGAAGATGAAGTAGATGAATTCTTAGATTTAGTAAAAGAAGACTACGAACAACTATATAGAGAGAATGCAGATTTAAAGGAAAAGGTAAGATTATATCAAGATCAAATTAATAAGTATGAAAATATAGAAGAAACATTAAGAGCTACATTAGTAACGGCTCAAGGAACAGCTGAAGATGTTACTAATGCAGCAAATAAAAAAGCTAAGATTATAGTTGAAAAAGCTGATTTAGATGCTAGACAGATTATAGAAAGAGCGAATAATAGTGTTATAGAAATAAGAAAAGAATATGATTCAATGGTTAAGGAATTTAAAGTATTTAGAAATAAATTTAAGTCATTGCTAGAAGATGAAATAAAGGGTATAGATGAAATATTCTATAATGTAGATGAAAATCATAGTGGATTTGAAAATACTATGATGTACAATTTACAAAATGAAGTTGCAGTTTCTAGTTTAGAATAA